A part of Thermocrinis jamiesonii genomic DNA contains:
- the rpoC gene encoding DNA-directed RNA polymerase subunit beta', which yields MRKGLLPFERIKLMLASPEEIRSWSYGEVKKPETINYRTHKPEKDGLFCAKIFGPIKDYECLCGKYRGKRYEGTICDRCGVEVTRSYVRRERFGHIELAAPVVHIWFLKSTPSKIATLLGLSSRDVERIIYFESYLVIEYPSEDERTAFEQSEDSIPIKDDMGNTVFVKLHVVDEDRYLSEYAVNLEHKYEGGMGAEVIKRVLSALDLEAYAKKLRAEVKPYSLSFEDMNKELEVKYKKLYHKMVKAVADNFRLYGIELSLPEGMTLDQALLGVFNEELYLDVQNGEIRSQDCEGCLTGNRAIREFYEYQRSKRKDIPVFEKIEEDIRNTVLRELSESKIKKQLRVLKLVESFIKSGNKPEWMVLEVLPVLPPELRPLVALDGGRFATSDLNDLYRRIINRNNRLKRLIELDAPEIIIRNEKRMLQEVVNALIDNGKGGRVITQNGRPLKSLADYLKGKQGRFRQNLLGKRVDYSGRSVIVVGPELKMHQCGLPRIMALELFKPFVYRRLEEKGYATSIKSAKKLVENKAPEVWECLEEVVKQHPVLLNRAPTLHRMSIQAFEPVLVDGKAIQLHPLVCPPFNADFDGDQMAVHVPLGIHAQLEAYILMLSTQNILSPAHGKPITLPSQDIVLGLYYLSQMVRGVKGEGKLFYSREQVLLALENGVVDVHAPIKLRLEDGKVIETTPGRVLINSVLPKDFPFLNEVLDKKAISKLISKIYEMYGVEVTAQVLDNIKDLGFMMATKAGVSIGIEDLQVPAVKKDILKEAFQQTDEIFELYRKGILTSKERYNRIIDLWSEITDRVSRAMFDEIEKSSRQERDKVYPGTFNPIYMMANSGARGNRDQIRQLAAMRGLMAKHTGEFIETPITANFREGLSVLEYFISTYGARKGLADTALKTAFAGYLTRRLVDVTQDIMITKRDCGTTKGIEMTAIVEGGEEKVPLKDRIIGRTLAEDVMDPYTGEVIAERNTIIDPELAEKIVHRGIEKVKVRSPLTCEAEFGICAMCYGWDLSQRKLVDIGEAVGIIAAQSIGEPGTQLTMRTFHIGGAAIAERAKGELLNETEGRVKFYNIKLITDRNGRKINISKDGAIGILDKDGRMVERHAVPYSAVIKVEEDAWVKENTVLAEWDPFNTYIIAEVSGKVELKDIALDITVKEERDPLTGKTSTVVSFTRPKDAMLHTPRIVVVTEDGKEVVYDLPVNSIISIPPEQISMEWYLCPTCTESEGTEIQHKYYVVKDFWVEPGDVLARIPKEMAKVKDIVGGLPRVEELFEARRPKNPAILSEIDGTVKIYEDADEVILFNPKTGETRKYDIKKDEYILVTHGQFIQKGTKITDSITADMDGQVRIKGRGFKVVVYNKETGLQREYFVPKGKHLQVRDGDTVSAGDPLTDGIPDPHEILRIKGVDELHKFLLKEVQMVYRLQGVEINDKHFEIVIRQMLRKRRVIDPGDSRFLINEEVDVEELREEIKRIKEEGGKIPKVEPILVGISKAALTSSSWISAASFQETTKVLTDAACEGKVDELRGIKENVIIGNIIPAGTGVGEYSLLEVEEVEVKKGMV from the coding sequence ATGAGAAAAGGTTTGCTTCCCTTTGAAAGAATAAAATTGATGCTGGCTTCCCCAGAAGAGATAAGAAGCTGGAGCTATGGGGAAGTCAAAAAACCTGAAACCATAAATTACAGAACCCACAAGCCGGAAAAAGATGGTCTTTTCTGCGCAAAGATATTTGGACCTATAAAGGATTACGAGTGCCTTTGCGGTAAATACAGAGGAAAGAGGTATGAAGGAACAATATGTGACAGGTGTGGTGTGGAAGTCACAAGATCTTACGTTCGTAGAGAAAGGTTTGGACACATAGAGCTTGCTGCTCCAGTAGTGCACATATGGTTTTTAAAGAGCACTCCCTCTAAGATCGCCACCCTTTTGGGTCTGTCCTCAAGGGATGTGGAGAGGATCATCTACTTTGAATCTTACTTAGTTATAGAGTACCCAAGCGAGGATGAAAGGACAGCCTTTGAACAGTCCGAAGATAGCATACCCATCAAGGACGATATGGGCAATACGGTGTTTGTAAAACTTCATGTGGTCGATGAAGACAGATACCTTAGCGAATATGCAGTTAATCTGGAGCACAAATATGAAGGCGGTATGGGAGCAGAGGTCATAAAAAGGGTGCTATCAGCTCTTGATTTGGAAGCTTATGCCAAAAAACTGAGGGCCGAGGTCAAACCTTATAGTCTTTCCTTTGAGGATATGAACAAAGAGTTAGAAGTAAAGTACAAAAAACTCTATCATAAGATGGTAAAAGCTGTAGCGGACAATTTCAGACTTTATGGCATAGAGCTATCGCTTCCAGAAGGTATGACCTTAGATCAGGCTCTTTTGGGTGTGTTTAACGAAGAGTTGTATCTGGACGTTCAAAATGGAGAAATACGCAGCCAAGACTGTGAAGGCTGTTTAACAGGCAACAGAGCTATACGGGAGTTTTATGAGTACCAAAGGTCCAAGAGGAAGGACATTCCAGTTTTTGAAAAGATTGAGGAAGATATAAGGAATACGGTTCTTAGGGAACTTTCAGAAAGCAAGATTAAAAAACAGCTCAGAGTGTTAAAACTTGTAGAAAGTTTTATAAAGAGTGGGAACAAGCCTGAGTGGATGGTTCTTGAAGTTCTGCCTGTCCTTCCACCAGAACTTAGACCATTGGTTGCTTTGGACGGAGGCAGGTTTGCTACCTCAGACCTTAATGACCTTTACAGAAGGATCATAAACAGAAACAACAGGTTGAAAAGACTCATAGAGTTGGATGCTCCTGAGATAATAATAAGAAACGAAAAGAGAATGCTTCAGGAAGTAGTCAATGCTCTCATAGATAACGGTAAAGGTGGAAGAGTCATAACCCAAAACGGAAGACCTCTCAAATCCTTGGCAGATTATCTAAAAGGTAAGCAGGGAAGGTTTAGGCAAAACCTTCTTGGAAAAAGGGTAGATTACTCTGGAAGGTCTGTCATAGTAGTTGGTCCTGAGCTTAAAATGCATCAGTGTGGTCTTCCCAGAATAATGGCCCTTGAGCTTTTCAAACCCTTTGTATACAGAAGACTGGAAGAGAAAGGCTATGCTACTTCCATCAAAAGTGCTAAAAAGCTCGTAGAAAACAAGGCTCCTGAAGTTTGGGAGTGCTTAGAAGAGGTGGTAAAACAGCATCCAGTTCTGCTCAACAGAGCGCCTACCCTTCACAGGATGTCCATCCAAGCTTTTGAACCAGTGCTCGTGGATGGAAAGGCTATACAGCTTCACCCTCTGGTATGCCCTCCATTTAATGCGGACTTTGATGGGGACCAAATGGCAGTTCATGTTCCTTTAGGTATCCACGCCCAGCTGGAAGCTTACATACTCATGCTTTCCACCCAAAACATACTCTCACCAGCTCATGGAAAGCCCATAACTTTGCCTTCCCAAGATATTGTGCTTGGCCTTTACTATCTGAGTCAGATGGTTAGGGGTGTAAAGGGGGAAGGTAAGCTCTTTTACAGCAGAGAACAGGTTTTGCTTGCGTTAGAGAACGGCGTGGTGGATGTGCATGCTCCAATAAAGCTAAGACTGGAGGACGGAAAAGTTATAGAAACCACTCCCGGAAGAGTGCTTATAAACAGCGTACTTCCAAAGGACTTTCCCTTCTTGAATGAGGTCTTAGACAAAAAAGCTATTTCAAAGCTTATTTCCAAAATTTACGAAATGTATGGAGTAGAAGTAACCGCTCAAGTTCTTGATAACATCAAAGACCTTGGCTTTATGATGGCAACTAAAGCAGGCGTTTCCATAGGCATAGAAGACCTTCAGGTACCAGCGGTGAAAAAGGACATACTCAAAGAAGCATTCCAACAAACAGATGAAATATTTGAACTCTACAGAAAAGGGATCCTAACATCAAAAGAAAGATACAACCGAATCATTGACCTTTGGTCAGAGATAACGGACAGGGTATCCCGAGCTATGTTTGATGAGATAGAAAAGTCTTCCCGTCAGGAGAGGGACAAAGTCTACCCTGGAACCTTTAACCCTATATACATGATGGCAAACTCTGGTGCAAGAGGTAACAGAGATCAGATAAGACAGCTTGCTGCGATGAGGGGACTTATGGCAAAGCACACGGGTGAGTTTATAGAAACCCCCATAACTGCAAACTTCAGGGAAGGACTTTCTGTGCTTGAATACTTTATTTCAACCTACGGTGCAAGAAAGGGTCTTGCGGACACAGCTCTAAAGACAGCCTTTGCAGGTTATCTTACCAGAAGACTTGTGGACGTAACCCAAGACATAATGATTACCAAAAGGGATTGTGGAACTACCAAAGGAATAGAGATGACCGCCATAGTGGAAGGAGGAGAGGAAAAGGTTCCCTTAAAAGACAGGATTATAGGAAGGACGCTGGCAGAAGACGTAATGGACCCATACACAGGAGAGGTTATCGCAGAGAGGAATACCATAATAGATCCAGAACTTGCGGAGAAGATAGTGCATAGGGGTATAGAAAAGGTTAAAGTGCGCTCACCTTTGACGTGCGAAGCGGAGTTTGGCATATGTGCTATGTGTTATGGTTGGGACTTGTCTCAGCGCAAGCTTGTGGATATAGGAGAGGCTGTTGGGATCATAGCTGCCCAGTCCATAGGAGAGCCAGGAACACAGCTAACGATGAGAACATTCCACATAGGCGGTGCGGCAATAGCGGAAAGGGCCAAGGGAGAGCTTTTGAACGAAACAGAAGGAAGAGTAAAGTTTTACAACATTAAGCTTATAACCGACAGAAACGGAAGAAAGATAAACATTTCAAAGGACGGTGCCATAGGCATACTGGATAAGGATGGGAGGATGGTAGAAAGGCACGCAGTTCCGTATTCTGCAGTGATCAAGGTAGAGGAGGATGCATGGGTTAAAGAAAACACTGTTTTGGCAGAATGGGACCCATTCAACACCTACATAATAGCAGAAGTCTCCGGAAAGGTAGAACTGAAGGATATAGCCTTAGATATAACCGTAAAGGAAGAGAGAGATCCATTAACAGGAAAGACCTCTACAGTAGTGTCCTTTACCAGGCCAAAGGACGCTATGCTCCACACCCCAAGGATCGTTGTGGTTACTGAAGATGGAAAAGAGGTGGTTTATGACCTTCCAGTAAACTCCATCATAAGCATTCCACCTGAGCAAATAAGTATGGAGTGGTACCTTTGCCCAACCTGCACCGAATCGGAAGGGACAGAAATCCAGCACAAATACTACGTAGTAAAAGATTTCTGGGTAGAGCCTGGAGATGTGTTAGCCAGAATCCCCAAAGAGATGGCAAAGGTTAAGGACATCGTAGGAGGTCTGCCTCGGGTAGAAGAGCTTTTCGAAGCAAGGCGTCCTAAGAATCCAGCCATTCTATCTGAAATAGATGGAACTGTAAAGATCTACGAGGATGCGGACGAAGTTATACTTTTCAATCCAAAAACTGGTGAAACGAGAAAATATGATATCAAGAAAGATGAGTACATTTTGGTTACTCACGGACAGTTTATACAGAAAGGTACAAAGATTACGGACAGTATTACAGCAGATATGGATGGTCAGGTTAGGATAAAGGGAAGAGGATTTAAGGTTGTGGTGTATAACAAAGAAACAGGCCTACAGAGGGAATACTTTGTGCCGAAAGGTAAGCACCTTCAAGTTAGGGATGGAGATACTGTCTCTGCGGGAGACCCATTAACCGACGGCATACCAGACCCACATGAAATCCTTAGGATCAAGGGAGTGGACGAACTACATAAGTTCCTTTTGAAAGAAGTGCAAATGGTATATAGACTGCAAGGAGTAGAAATAAACGATAAGCACTTTGAAATAGTAATCAGACAGATGCTAAGAAAAAGAAGGGTTATAGATCCAGGAGACAGCAGGTTCCTGATCAATGAAGAGGTGGATGTGGAAGAATTGAGAGAAGAGATAAAAAGGATAAAAGAAGAGGGTGGTAAAATCCCAAAGGTTGAACCCATCCTCGTTGGTATATCCAAAGCGGCACTAACTTCCAGCAGTTGGATATCTGCCGCTTCCTTCCAAGAAACTACAAAGGTGCTCACAGATGCCGCCTGCGAAGGAAAAGTGGATGAGCTAAGAGGAATAAAGGAAAACGTCATCATAGGTAATATCATTCCTGCTGGAACTGGTGTGGGAGAATACAGCTTGTTGGAAGTAGAAGAGGTGGAAGTTAAAAAAGGTATGGTATAA
- the rpsL gene encoding 30S ribosomal protein S12, with protein sequence MPTFNQLVKYGREKKKKKSKAPALQGNPQKRGICVRVYTVTPKKPNSALRKVARVRLSNGIEVTAYIPGEGHNLQEHSIVLVRGGRVKDLPGVRYKIIRGALDAAGVANRKQSRSKYGVKKPKQQAQAGGKK encoded by the coding sequence ATGCCGACCTTTAATCAGTTGGTTAAGTATGGAAGAGAGAAAAAGAAGAAAAAGAGTAAAGCGCCTGCTTTGCAAGGTAATCCCCAAAAGAGGGGTATTTGCGTCAGGGTCTATACCGTTACTCCAAAGAAGCCAAACTCTGCTCTGAGAAAGGTTGCAAGGGTTAGATTGTCCAACGGCATAGAGGTAACAGCTTACATTCCGGGAGAAGGACACAACCTGCAGGAACACTCCATAGTTTTGGTTAGAGGAGGTAGGGTAAAGGACTTGCCTGGCGTTAGATACAAAATCATAAGGGGTGCCTTAGACGCTGCAGGAGTTGCCAACAGAAAGCAGTCTAGGTCTAAGTACGGTGTAAAAAAACCAAAACAGCAAGCTCAAGCGGGAGGTAAAAAGTAA
- the rpsG gene encoding 30S ribosomal protein S7 has translation MPRKGPVKPREIPPDPKYGDVIVHKLINKVMKDGKKSVAEWIVYTALEEASKVAKMHPVELLHKVVDALKPEYEVRPRRVGGATYQVPIEVPPRRQISLALKWLVEAARERPRHRGSYTMVERLKAELLDVLEGKGGAIKKKEEMHRMAEANKVFAHFRW, from the coding sequence ATGCCAAGGAAAGGTCCAGTTAAACCAAGAGAGATTCCACCAGATCCAAAATACGGAGACGTGATAGTTCATAAGCTCATAAACAAAGTGATGAAGGACGGTAAAAAAAGCGTGGCAGAATGGATAGTATACACAGCCTTGGAAGAAGCTTCCAAGGTAGCCAAGATGCATCCGGTAGAACTTTTGCACAAAGTTGTGGATGCTCTAAAGCCCGAGTATGAAGTAAGGCCCAGAAGGGTAGGAGGAGCAACCTACCAGGTTCCCATAGAGGTTCCTCCAAGAAGGCAGATCAGTTTGGCTTTAAAGTGGTTGGTAGAAGCAGCAAGAGAAAGACCTAGACACAGAGGAAGCTATACTATGGTAGAGAGGCTAAAAGCAGAACTGTTGGATGTTTTGGAAGGTAAAGGTGGAGCTATAAAGAAAAAAGAAGAAATGCACAGGATGGCAGAAGCAAATAAAGTTTTTGCTCATTTTAGATGGTAA